The following proteins come from a genomic window of Drosophila sulfurigaster albostrigata strain 15112-1811.04 chromosome X, ASM2355843v2, whole genome shotgun sequence:
- the LOC133849328 gene encoding anoctamin-6 isoform X4 — translation MFCISFSKAVHFTLVAACDANSATYRRFNDGKRSVDFVLAYNGEDLDEEAANKRKIFEANLMREGIELEYYKEQWVHFIKLHAPPDVLHRYAEVLKIKMPLKPIPGQEQIIAETTLELKSWFTRMCRSLFSSVQLNTDVFPDREQRIHMEFAQKYLELYDKEHPNYFDPSTRYSIINFVMQRQHFEQGEEKADNLGIEKLVEDGVYLCAYTLHDKDRRGELLKEWASIRKWKNLQPLDYVKDYFGAKVALYFAWLGFYTHMLMPVSVLGIFFFLYGFVTWSSDPISQDICNDNDTIMCPQCDKGCNFWRLNETCTSSKFNYLIDNKMTVVFAFVMAIWSVIYLELWKRYSAGLVHRWGLTGFNHHVEHPRPQYLAKVSQSKRLSKKLGEAKTLDPDVPFWSIKFWPNFTSYSIMVLFICISVIAISAIIIYRMAQRASHSILANENTMTYKIMVLPITAGFLDLIVISILDLVYSSLAVRLTNYEYCRTQTEYDESLTIKNYVFQFVNYYSSLFYIAFFKGKFVGYPSKYNRIFSFRQEECNPGGCLMELCVQLVIIMVGKQAVNAIVEMLIPYLMRTAKELNQNYGWFKRHSEQKLVPSTNQFTEDFNLLPAENNSLYAEYLEMVIQYGFITLFSLAFPLAPLLALINNVIELRLDAIKMLRFVRRPVGMRARDIGVWHSIMTVLTHIAVASSAMIIAFSTNFIPKLVYKATHDDPELNGYLNFTMAAFYTKDFETDTLLNVSATANVTECYYTEFRNNAWEPNPYKRPVVYWKILTARLAFIVIYQNIITMLQGILRWAVPDVSGRLLKRIKRENFLLREHIIEFEKRQAQELTQTKLQSQQQQQQQQQQQTVGSEPEDLLRQRLNGNNNNNSNNKNAAGDSSTTYV, via the exons atgttttgcatttctttttcgAAAGCTGTCCACTTCACGCTAGTCGCCGCATGCGATGCTAACTCCGCT ACGTATCGACGCTTTAACGATGGCAAACGAAGCGTGGACTTTGTGCTCGCCTACAATGGCGAGGACCTCGACGAGGAGGCTGCGAATAAGCGCAAAATCTTCGAGGCCAATCTGATGCGCGAGGGCATCGAATTGGAATACTACAAGGAACAGTGGGTGCACTTCATCAAGCTGCATGCGCCGCCCGATGTGCTCCATCGCTACGCCGAGGTCCTCAAGATCAAGATGCCATTGAAGCCCATACCGGGACAGGAGCAAATCATTGCGGAGACCACGCTGGAGTTGAAGTCGTGGTTCACACGAATGTGCCGCAGCCTCTTCAGTTCGGTGCAATTGAATACGGATGTGTTTCCCGACCGCGAACAACGCATTCACATGGAGTTTGCGCAAAAGTATCTCGAGCTATATGATAAGGAGCATCCCAACTATTTTGATCCCAGCACACGGTATTCCATCATCAATTTTGTGATGCAGCGACAGCACTTCGAGCAGGGCGAGGAGAAGGCTGACAATCTCGGCATCGAGAAGCTTGTCGAGGACGGTGTCTATTTATGCGCCTACACGTTGCACGAC AAAGATCGCCGAGGTGAGCTGCTAAAGGAATGGGCGAGCATTCGCAAATGGAAGAA TCTGCAGCCGTTGGACTACGTGAAGGACTATTTTGGAGCCAAGGTGGCGTTATATTTCGCCTGGCTGGGTTTCTATACGCACATGCTGATGCCGGTGAGCGTGCTGGgcatcttcttctttttgtacGGCTTTGTTACGTGGTCCAGTGATCCGATCAGTCAGGATATTTGCAATGACAACGATACGATCATGTGTCCACAGTGCGATAAAGGGTGCAACTTTTGGCGCCTCAACGAGACGTGCACTTCATCGAAATTCAACTATTTGATAGACAACAAAATGACCGTGGTGTTTGCCTTTGTGATGGCCATTTGGTCGGTGATCTATCTGGAGCTGTGGAAACGCTATTCGGCCGGTCTGGTGCACCGTTGGGGTCTGACGGGCTTCAATCATCACGTCGAGCATCCGCGTCCCCAGTATTTGGCTAAGGTGTCACAATCGAAGCGTCTCAGCAAGAAGCTGGGGGAGGCAAAAACCTTGGATCCAGATGTGCCCTTCTGGAGCATCAAGTTCTGGCCTAACTTTACCAGCTACAGCATTATGGTCTTATTT ATCTGCATATCAGTGATCGCCATTTCGGCGATCATCATCTATCGCATGGCACAGCGGGCCTCACATAGCATTTTGGCCAATGAGAACACAATGACATACAAGATAATGGTGCTACCAATTACAGCCGGTTTCCTCGATCTGATCGTCATCTCTATACTGGATCTGGTCTATAGCAGCTTAGCGGTGCGGCTCACAAATTACGAGTATTGTCGCACACAGACCGAATACGATGAGAGTTTGACCATCAAGAACTATGTGTTCCAGTTTGTCAACTATTATTCATCGCTCTTCTACATTGCATTCTTCAAAGGCAAATTCGTTGGCTATCCCTCCAAATACAATCGCATCTTCAGCTTTCGCCAGGAGGAGTGCAATCCGGGCGGCTGCTTGATGGAGCTCTGTGTGCAGCTGGTCATCATAATGGTTGGCAAACAGGCGGTGAATGCCATCGTCGAGATGCTGATACCCTATTTAATGCGCACTGCCAAGGAGCTAAATCAGAATTACGGCTGGTTTAAGCGGCACAGCGAACAGAAATTGGTCCCATCCACCAATCAATTCACCGAGGACTTTAATCTGCTGCCCGCCGAGAATAACTCGCTCTACGCTGAATATCTTGAAATGG TGATCCAATACGGGTTCATAACGTTGTTTAGCTTGGCATTCCCGTTGGCGCCGCTGCTGGCGTTGATCAACAATGTGATCGAGCTGCGCCTCGATGCCATCAAGATGCTGCGATTCGTGCGACGTCCCGTGGGAATGCGTGCTCGTGATATTGGCGTCTGGCACAGCATAATGACTGTTCTCACGCACATTGCAGTCGCCTCTAGC GCTATGATAATTGCATTTAGCACAAACTTTATACCAAAACTAGTCTATAAAGCGACTCACGATGATCCCGAGCTGAACGGCTATCTCAACTTTACAATGGCTGCTTTTTACACTAAAGACTTCGAGACGGACACGCTGCTGAATGTCAGCGCGACTGCCAACGTAACGGAGTGCTACTACACCGAGTTTCGCAACAATGCTTGGGAACCGAATCCCTACAAGAGACCCGTGGTCTACTGGAAGATATTGACGGCTCGTCTCGCCTTCATTGTCATCTATCAG AATATTATTACCATGCTGCAGGGCATTTTGCGCTGGGCTGTGCCCGATGTCTCCGGTCGTCTGCTGAAGCGAATCAAGCGCGAGAATTTCCTGTTGCGCGAGCACATCATCGAGTTTGAGAAGAGACAGGCCCAGGAATTGACGCAGACCAAACTGCAgagtcagcaacagcagcagcagcagcagcagcagcaaacagttGGCTCTGAGCCAGAGGATTTGTTGCGTCAGCGACtgaatggcaacaacaataacaacagcaacaataagaacgCTGCTGGCGACAGTTCGACCACCTACGTCTGA
- the LOC133849328 gene encoding anoctamin-1 isoform X5, whose amino-acid sequence MREGIELEYYKEQWVHFIKLHAPPDVLHRYAEVLKIKMPLKPIPGQEQIIAETTLELKSWFTRMCRSLFSSVQLNTDVFPDREQRIHMEFAQKYLELYDKEHPNYFDPSTRYSIINFVMQRQHFEQGEEKADNLGIEKLVEDGVYLCAYTLHDKDRRGELLKEWASIRKWKNLQPLDYVKDYFGAKVALYFAWLGFYTHMLMPVSVLGIFFFLYGFVTWSSDPISQDICNDNDTIMCPQCDKGCNFWRLNETCTSSKFNYLIDNKMTVVFAFVMAIWSVIYLELWKRYSAGLVHRWGLTGFNHHVEHPRPQYLAKVSQSKRLSKKLGEAKTLDPDVPFWSIKFWPNFTSYSIMVLFICISVIAISAIIIYRMAQRASHSILANENTMTYKIMVLPITAGFLDLIVISILDLVYSSLAVRLTNYEYCRTQTEYDESLTIKNYVFQFVNYYSSLFYIAFFKGKFVGYPSKYNRIFSFRQEECNPGGCLMELCVQLVIIMVGKQAVNAIVEMLIPYLMRTAKELNQNYGWFKRHSEQKLVPSTNQFTEDFNLLPAENNSLYAEYLEMVIQYGFITLFSLAFPLAPLLALINNVIELRLDAIKMLRFVRRPVGMRARDIGVWHSIMTVLTHIAVASSAMIIAFSTNFIPKLVYKATHDDPELNGYLNFTMAAFYTKDFETDTLLNVSATANVTECYYTEFRNNAWEPNPYKRPVVYWKILTARLAFIVIYQNIITMLQGILRWAVPDVSGRLLKRIKRENFLLREHIIEFEKRQAQELTQTKLQSQQQQQQQQQQQTVGSEPEDLLRQRLNGNNNNNSNNKNAAGDSSTTYV is encoded by the exons ATGCGCGAGGGCATCGAATTGGAATACTACAAGGAACAGTGGGTGCACTTCATCAAGCTGCATGCGCCGCCCGATGTGCTCCATCGCTACGCCGAGGTCCTCAAGATCAAGATGCCATTGAAGCCCATACCGGGACAGGAGCAAATCATTGCGGAGACCACGCTGGAGTTGAAGTCGTGGTTCACACGAATGTGCCGCAGCCTCTTCAGTTCGGTGCAATTGAATACGGATGTGTTTCCCGACCGCGAACAACGCATTCACATGGAGTTTGCGCAAAAGTATCTCGAGCTATATGATAAGGAGCATCCCAACTATTTTGATCCCAGCACACGGTATTCCATCATCAATTTTGTGATGCAGCGACAGCACTTCGAGCAGGGCGAGGAGAAGGCTGACAATCTCGGCATCGAGAAGCTTGTCGAGGACGGTGTCTATTTATGCGCCTACACGTTGCACGAC AAAGATCGCCGAGGTGAGCTGCTAAAGGAATGGGCGAGCATTCGCAAATGGAAGAA TCTGCAGCCGTTGGACTACGTGAAGGACTATTTTGGAGCCAAGGTGGCGTTATATTTCGCCTGGCTGGGTTTCTATACGCACATGCTGATGCCGGTGAGCGTGCTGGgcatcttcttctttttgtacGGCTTTGTTACGTGGTCCAGTGATCCGATCAGTCAGGATATTTGCAATGACAACGATACGATCATGTGTCCACAGTGCGATAAAGGGTGCAACTTTTGGCGCCTCAACGAGACGTGCACTTCATCGAAATTCAACTATTTGATAGACAACAAAATGACCGTGGTGTTTGCCTTTGTGATGGCCATTTGGTCGGTGATCTATCTGGAGCTGTGGAAACGCTATTCGGCCGGTCTGGTGCACCGTTGGGGTCTGACGGGCTTCAATCATCACGTCGAGCATCCGCGTCCCCAGTATTTGGCTAAGGTGTCACAATCGAAGCGTCTCAGCAAGAAGCTGGGGGAGGCAAAAACCTTGGATCCAGATGTGCCCTTCTGGAGCATCAAGTTCTGGCCTAACTTTACCAGCTACAGCATTATGGTCTTATTT ATCTGCATATCAGTGATCGCCATTTCGGCGATCATCATCTATCGCATGGCACAGCGGGCCTCACATAGCATTTTGGCCAATGAGAACACAATGACATACAAGATAATGGTGCTACCAATTACAGCCGGTTTCCTCGATCTGATCGTCATCTCTATACTGGATCTGGTCTATAGCAGCTTAGCGGTGCGGCTCACAAATTACGAGTATTGTCGCACACAGACCGAATACGATGAGAGTTTGACCATCAAGAACTATGTGTTCCAGTTTGTCAACTATTATTCATCGCTCTTCTACATTGCATTCTTCAAAGGCAAATTCGTTGGCTATCCCTCCAAATACAATCGCATCTTCAGCTTTCGCCAGGAGGAGTGCAATCCGGGCGGCTGCTTGATGGAGCTCTGTGTGCAGCTGGTCATCATAATGGTTGGCAAACAGGCGGTGAATGCCATCGTCGAGATGCTGATACCCTATTTAATGCGCACTGCCAAGGAGCTAAATCAGAATTACGGCTGGTTTAAGCGGCACAGCGAACAGAAATTGGTCCCATCCACCAATCAATTCACCGAGGACTTTAATCTGCTGCCCGCCGAGAATAACTCGCTCTACGCTGAATATCTTGAAATGG TGATCCAATACGGGTTCATAACGTTGTTTAGCTTGGCATTCCCGTTGGCGCCGCTGCTGGCGTTGATCAACAATGTGATCGAGCTGCGCCTCGATGCCATCAAGATGCTGCGATTCGTGCGACGTCCCGTGGGAATGCGTGCTCGTGATATTGGCGTCTGGCACAGCATAATGACTGTTCTCACGCACATTGCAGTCGCCTCTAGC GCTATGATAATTGCATTTAGCACAAACTTTATACCAAAACTAGTCTATAAAGCGACTCACGATGATCCCGAGCTGAACGGCTATCTCAACTTTACAATGGCTGCTTTTTACACTAAAGACTTCGAGACGGACACGCTGCTGAATGTCAGCGCGACTGCCAACGTAACGGAGTGCTACTACACCGAGTTTCGCAACAATGCTTGGGAACCGAATCCCTACAAGAGACCCGTGGTCTACTGGAAGATATTGACGGCTCGTCTCGCCTTCATTGTCATCTATCAG AATATTATTACCATGCTGCAGGGCATTTTGCGCTGGGCTGTGCCCGATGTCTCCGGTCGTCTGCTGAAGCGAATCAAGCGCGAGAATTTCCTGTTGCGCGAGCACATCATCGAGTTTGAGAAGAGACAGGCCCAGGAATTGACGCAGACCAAACTGCAgagtcagcaacagcagcagcagcagcagcagcagcaaacagttGGCTCTGAGCCAGAGGATTTGTTGCGTCAGCGACtgaatggcaacaacaataacaacagcaacaataagaacgCTGCTGGCGACAGTTCGACCACCTACGTCTGA
- the LOC133849328 gene encoding anoctamin-6 isoform X2, with protein MDERESLYFDTISLAESEAAAAAAHRKSLSQSRNTIYHSAVDLAGDESRNSLRLASGSAAEHMRLAWQPGYRQSTALEHLNGGADHTDAAIAAQVLALQNGRTHLPTGIGVGGGGGGGGMSGGGGHYGHGATAGGGDDEVSRRLLRQSSTVSNKDKKLPITYSQWKLRTYRRFNDGKRSVDFVLAYNGEDLDEEAANKRKIFEANLMREGIELEYYKEQWVHFIKLHAPPDVLHRYAEVLKIKMPLKPIPGQEQIIAETTLELKSWFTRMCRSLFSSVQLNTDVFPDREQRIHMEFAQKYLELYDKEHPNYFDPSTRYSIINFVMQRQHFEQGEEKADNLGIEKLVEDGVYLCAYTLHDKDRRGELLKEWASIRKWKNLQPLDYVKDYFGAKVALYFAWLGFYTHMLMPVSVLGIFFFLYGFVTWSSDPISQDICNDNDTIMCPQCDKGCNFWRLNETCTSSKFNYLIDNKMTVVFAFVMAIWSVIYLELWKRYSAGLVHRWGLTGFNHHVEHPRPQYLAKVSQSKRLSKKLGEAKTLDPDVPFWSIKFWPNFTSYSIMVLFICISVIAISAIIIYRMAQRASHSILANENTMTYKIMVLPITAGFLDLIVISILDLVYSSLAVRLTNYEYCRTQTEYDESLTIKNYVFQFVNYYSSLFYIAFFKGKFVGYPSKYNRIFSFRQEECNPGGCLMELCVQLVIIMVGKQAVNAIVEMLIPYLMRTAKELNQNYGWFKRHSEQKLVPSTNQFTEDFNLLPAENNSLYAEYLEMVIQYGFITLFSLAFPLAPLLALINNVIELRLDAIKMLRFVRRPVGMRARDIGVWHSIMTVLTHIAVASSAMIIAFSTNFIPKLVYKATHDDPELNGYLNFTMAAFYTKDFETDTLLNVSATANVTECYYTEFRNNAWEPNPYKRPVVYWKILTARLAFIVIYQNIITMLQGILRWAVPDVSGRLLKRIKRENFLLREHIIEFEKRQAQELTQTKLQSQQQQQQQQQQQTVGSEPEDLLRQRLNGNNNNNSNNKNAAGDSSTTYV; from the exons ATGGATGAGCGCGAGAGCCTCTACTTTGATACGATCTCGCTGGCCGAATCGgaggcagcggcggcggcggcacaTCGCAAATCGCTGTCACAGTCGCGCAACACCATTTACCATTCGGCGGTGGATCTCGCCGGGGATGAGTCACGCAACAGCCTCCGATTGGCGAGCGGGTCCGCTGCTGAGCACATGCGCCTAGCCTGGCAGCCGGGCTATCGCCAGTCGACGGCCTTGGAGCACTTGAATGGCGGTGCCGATCATACGGATGCTGCGATCGCCGCTCAGGTGCTCGCCCTCCAAAATGGACGCACACATCTGCCCACTGGCATTGGGGttggaggcggtggcggtggcggtggcatgagcggtggcggtggtcACTATGGTCATGGCGCGACTGCTGGCGGTGGCGATGATGAGGTCTCTAGACGTCTATTAAGACAAAGTAGCACAGTTTCGAATAAAGATAAGAAATTGCCAATTACATACTCCCAGTGGAAATTGAGG ACGTATCGACGCTTTAACGATGGCAAACGAAGCGTGGACTTTGTGCTCGCCTACAATGGCGAGGACCTCGACGAGGAGGCTGCGAATAAGCGCAAAATCTTCGAGGCCAATCTGATGCGCGAGGGCATCGAATTGGAATACTACAAGGAACAGTGGGTGCACTTCATCAAGCTGCATGCGCCGCCCGATGTGCTCCATCGCTACGCCGAGGTCCTCAAGATCAAGATGCCATTGAAGCCCATACCGGGACAGGAGCAAATCATTGCGGAGACCACGCTGGAGTTGAAGTCGTGGTTCACACGAATGTGCCGCAGCCTCTTCAGTTCGGTGCAATTGAATACGGATGTGTTTCCCGACCGCGAACAACGCATTCACATGGAGTTTGCGCAAAAGTATCTCGAGCTATATGATAAGGAGCATCCCAACTATTTTGATCCCAGCACACGGTATTCCATCATCAATTTTGTGATGCAGCGACAGCACTTCGAGCAGGGCGAGGAGAAGGCTGACAATCTCGGCATCGAGAAGCTTGTCGAGGACGGTGTCTATTTATGCGCCTACACGTTGCACGAC AAAGATCGCCGAGGTGAGCTGCTAAAGGAATGGGCGAGCATTCGCAAATGGAAGAA TCTGCAGCCGTTGGACTACGTGAAGGACTATTTTGGAGCCAAGGTGGCGTTATATTTCGCCTGGCTGGGTTTCTATACGCACATGCTGATGCCGGTGAGCGTGCTGGgcatcttcttctttttgtacGGCTTTGTTACGTGGTCCAGTGATCCGATCAGTCAGGATATTTGCAATGACAACGATACGATCATGTGTCCACAGTGCGATAAAGGGTGCAACTTTTGGCGCCTCAACGAGACGTGCACTTCATCGAAATTCAACTATTTGATAGACAACAAAATGACCGTGGTGTTTGCCTTTGTGATGGCCATTTGGTCGGTGATCTATCTGGAGCTGTGGAAACGCTATTCGGCCGGTCTGGTGCACCGTTGGGGTCTGACGGGCTTCAATCATCACGTCGAGCATCCGCGTCCCCAGTATTTGGCTAAGGTGTCACAATCGAAGCGTCTCAGCAAGAAGCTGGGGGAGGCAAAAACCTTGGATCCAGATGTGCCCTTCTGGAGCATCAAGTTCTGGCCTAACTTTACCAGCTACAGCATTATGGTCTTATTT ATCTGCATATCAGTGATCGCCATTTCGGCGATCATCATCTATCGCATGGCACAGCGGGCCTCACATAGCATTTTGGCCAATGAGAACACAATGACATACAAGATAATGGTGCTACCAATTACAGCCGGTTTCCTCGATCTGATCGTCATCTCTATACTGGATCTGGTCTATAGCAGCTTAGCGGTGCGGCTCACAAATTACGAGTATTGTCGCACACAGACCGAATACGATGAGAGTTTGACCATCAAGAACTATGTGTTCCAGTTTGTCAACTATTATTCATCGCTCTTCTACATTGCATTCTTCAAAGGCAAATTCGTTGGCTATCCCTCCAAATACAATCGCATCTTCAGCTTTCGCCAGGAGGAGTGCAATCCGGGCGGCTGCTTGATGGAGCTCTGTGTGCAGCTGGTCATCATAATGGTTGGCAAACAGGCGGTGAATGCCATCGTCGAGATGCTGATACCCTATTTAATGCGCACTGCCAAGGAGCTAAATCAGAATTACGGCTGGTTTAAGCGGCACAGCGAACAGAAATTGGTCCCATCCACCAATCAATTCACCGAGGACTTTAATCTGCTGCCCGCCGAGAATAACTCGCTCTACGCTGAATATCTTGAAATGG TGATCCAATACGGGTTCATAACGTTGTTTAGCTTGGCATTCCCGTTGGCGCCGCTGCTGGCGTTGATCAACAATGTGATCGAGCTGCGCCTCGATGCCATCAAGATGCTGCGATTCGTGCGACGTCCCGTGGGAATGCGTGCTCGTGATATTGGCGTCTGGCACAGCATAATGACTGTTCTCACGCACATTGCAGTCGCCTCTAGC GCTATGATAATTGCATTTAGCACAAACTTTATACCAAAACTAGTCTATAAAGCGACTCACGATGATCCCGAGCTGAACGGCTATCTCAACTTTACAATGGCTGCTTTTTACACTAAAGACTTCGAGACGGACACGCTGCTGAATGTCAGCGCGACTGCCAACGTAACGGAGTGCTACTACACCGAGTTTCGCAACAATGCTTGGGAACCGAATCCCTACAAGAGACCCGTGGTCTACTGGAAGATATTGACGGCTCGTCTCGCCTTCATTGTCATCTATCAG AATATTATTACCATGCTGCAGGGCATTTTGCGCTGGGCTGTGCCCGATGTCTCCGGTCGTCTGCTGAAGCGAATCAAGCGCGAGAATTTCCTGTTGCGCGAGCACATCATCGAGTTTGAGAAGAGACAGGCCCAGGAATTGACGCAGACCAAACTGCAgagtcagcaacagcagcagcagcagcagcagcagcaaacagttGGCTCTGAGCCAGAGGATTTGTTGCGTCAGCGACtgaatggcaacaacaataacaacagcaacaataagaacgCTGCTGGCGACAGTTCGACCACCTACGTCTGA